Genomic segment of Panicum virgatum strain AP13 chromosome 9N, P.virgatum_v5, whole genome shotgun sequence:
CTGCCCAAATCCAGATCGAAGAATACTCCATCGCGCGCGAACGCTTTGAAGGAAGTTGCAGAAGACACTCGTCCCTGCAAACGAGATAAAGGCCGTCGCAGAGAAGTCCATCAGCCGAGGCCACGCCCCCGAGCACTCTTGATCTTGGACTGGAACTCGCTGTCGCCACCGACCGCCGGGACGGAAACGAGCTGGATCCAACCTCCCATCTTCCGCAGAACCAGCAGCCAACTCCGCACCTTGGAAACAAAAGCCGACGACCCGTCGCCCCACGCAGGCAACGAGCCCCCggcgatgaactcctgaacaaaGTCTCCACAAAGGGAGACTTACTTCCacaggctcgccgccggcgctggagcGAAGCACCAACAGGGCGAGGAAGAGTCCGAGATGACTTATTCCGCCacggcgccaccgccaccgcctcgacgACGCCGCCAGGaaccgaaaccctaaccctagtacCTAATCTACAACACTGGACGGAGCGCCGCCGTTCCCCCACACATCCAAGGGCCCCCGGAGGCGGAGGGgagcggcgacctcgccggcgagaACTCGAATCGCTTCCCTCTCGCCTATCTCAACTGTTGGGAGGAGAGAGTTCGAGAGAGGTCTCGGCTTGTCGGCTTACCACGCGCATTCATCTTTCTTCCTTCTCAGCTTTACATATGATGATATGAACTATGTAAACTTATTGAACGGATTTTCTTATCAACTCTTCATAAAATTAGGTCATGCTATACCCATGTTTGGTACGTGTTAACTTGCTGCCCGAGAGAATTCTGTTAGCAACAATTTTTGTTATCTGGTGCCAGTAGAGTTGAAGTGTTGGCGAGTTGATCAGCATTTGTTTACCCTTCTTGTTTGTCTAACGAAAATTCGCTTTCGATTCCTTGGATTTTACAGCCCAACAAACTGAAAAGGCCCAAAAGCCCATAACATCCGGCAGTCTTGCTTGACTTGGAAGCCCACCCCAGGCGGCCGTGGACTCCGTAATCGCATtcgtcaccaccaccaccacttcccccgccgccgccgccgcctcttctcTTCCCCTACTTCCCCTGCCGCAACTACAAAACCCTAGCAAAATTCTCCACTCCATCCAATCCCTCACTCCAAATTCCCTTTGGTTCAACCGGAGAATCCATTCAGGATGATGCCCGGATCAGCCGCTCCGGCGGGGGGCGCCGGGATGTTCAtcccggcggcgaccgcgggcacGGTCCTCTGCTGCATGTGCGGCGTGGCGATGCAGCCCAACCCGGCGAACATGTGCGCGCGCTGCCTCCGCGCGCGCGTCGACATCACCGAGGGCgtcccgcgccacgccgccgtggTCTACTGCCCCGACTGCTCCTCCTACCTCCAGCCGCCGCGCTCCTGGCTGCGCGCGACCCCGGAGTCCCCCGAGCTCATGCAGATCCTGCTCCGCCGCATCAACCGGCCGCTGGCCCGGCTCCGCGTCTCGCTCTCCGGCGCCGAGTTCGTCTTCTCCGAGCCCCACTCCAAGCGCCTCCGCCTcaagctccgcctccgccgagaGGTGCTCCACGGCGTCGTCCTCGAGCAGACTCACCCCGTTGAGTTCGTCGTCCACGACCGACTCTGCGACTCCTGCTCCCGCGCGCAGGCCAACCCTGACCAGTGGGTCGCCGTCGTCCAGCTCCGCCAGCATGTGCCCCACCGCCGCACCTTCCTCTACCTCGAGCAGCTCCTCCTCAAGCACGGTCAGGCTTCCCTCGCGATCCGCGTCGCTGCGGCCCCCGGCGGCCTCGACTTCTTCTTCGGTTCGCGCTCCCATGCCGCCCGCCTGGTCGACTTCCTCACCACCGTCGCTCCTATCCAAACTCAGACAGCCAAGCAGCTCGTCTCGCACGACACCAAGAGCAGCGTCTATAACTACAAGTACACATTCTCGGTCGAGATCTGCCCCATCTGCCGCGAGGACCTCATTGCACTCAGCCCACAGGCCTCCCGAGATATGGGTGGCCTCGGCCCGCTCGTCCTTTGTGTCAAGGTCACAAATGCCATTGCTCTTCTTGATCCCCTCACGCTACGCGTTCACCACCTGGAGGAGAAAAAGTACAGGGTATACAACTTCAAAGCAGCTCTCACTAGCAAGCAGCTTGTGGAGTACATTGTGCTGGACATTGAGCAAGAATCGCCAGAAATTTCCGTTGATGGGTCTAGGTATCAATTGGCTTATGCGCAGGTTGCCCGGGTGTCAGATTTTGGGAAGAACGACACCATCTTTACAGTGAGAACGCATCTTGGCCACCTGCTGAATCCCGGCGATCATGCCCTTGGGTATG
This window contains:
- the LOC120690764 gene encoding 60S ribosomal export protein NMD3-like, with translation MMPGSAAPAGGAGMFIPAATAGTVLCCMCGVAMQPNPANMCARCLRARVDITEGVPRHAAVVYCPDCSSYLQPPRSWLRATPESPELMQILLRRINRPLARLRVSLSGAEFVFSEPHSKRLRLKLRLRREVLHGVVLEQTHPVEFVVHDRLCDSCSRAQANPDQWVAVVQLRQHVPHRRTFLYLEQLLLKHGQASLAIRVAAAPGGLDFFFGSRSHAARLVDFLTTVAPIQTQTAKQLVSHDTKSSVYNYKYTFSVEICPICREDLIALSPQASRDMGGLGPLVLCVKVTNAIALLDPLTLRVHHLEEKKYRVYNFKAALTSKQLVEYIVLDIEQESPEISVDGSRYQLAYAQVARVSDFGKNDTIFTVRTHLGHLLNPGDHALGYDLYGANLNDDDMDTAMTRYSLPEVVLVKKCYEKRPRTRRWKLKRLPVEEDAGNKAKGEEERRLDEYEAFLKDLEQDPDLRFNINLYKNEDYRSEMASTVGDDVPTVPIEELIEDLTLGDDEDVEGDEAVAGNTQSVMAE